The following proteins are co-located in the Rhea pennata isolate bPtePen1 chromosome 2, bPtePen1.pri, whole genome shotgun sequence genome:
- the LOC134137306 gene encoding centrosomal protein of 290 kDa-like isoform X1 codes for MALPPLHRCLQLNDENEQLLKKLKKLRIKNKELEKNLALFQEKLHLQQLMHDCVTSRDVQVQTDSYLWHKGGHNKDLNLESENVRLLQMYNNLQKRYIKEIKTNQEQSETIKNLTIKIHELEHNLREQRQRIEQLECKKVSKKARAVSEKRSQTPEGEVTSCRCMYKKKESCCSKYLELLLKEIKKLKKENEKLSTERRALRNELAGLDKDFFEEIEDLKRAVQESVKLNNEYEKCLKQISAIYRLPLTLPL; via the exons ATGGCGCTGCCCCCGTTGCACAGGTGCCTCCAA CTTAATGATGAAAATGAACAGTTGCTCAAGAAGTTGAAAAAACTGcgcataaaaaataaagagctaGAAAAGAATTTGGCTCTGTTCCAAGAGAAACTGCATCTGCAGCAGTTAATGCATGACTGTGTCACAAGCAGAGA TGTTCAGGTTCAAACAGACTCCTACTTATGGCATAAGGGTGGACACAACAAGGATCTCAATCTAGAGAGTGAGAATGTCAG aCTACTTCAGATGTATAATAATCTCCAGAAACGTTACATTAAAGAAATCAAGACAAATCAGGAGCAAagtgaaacaattaaaaatctCACT ATTAAAATTCATGAGCTAGAGCATAATCTTCGAGAGCAGAGACAAAGAATTGAGCAATTGGAATGTAAAAAGGTTTCTAAGAAGGCTagagctgtttctgaaaaaagaagTCAAACTCCAGAGGGAGAAGTAACATCTTGCAGATGCATGTATAAAAAGAAGGAATCGTGTTGCAGTAAATATTTAG AGCTATTGTTGAAGGAgattaaaaagctgaagaaagaaaatgaaaagttgtCTACAGAAAGGAGAGCACTAAGAAATGAATTAGCTGGATTAGACAAG gatttttttgaaGAGATAGAAGATCTAAAGCGTGCCGTACAGGAATCTGTGAAACTGAATAATGAGTACGAGAAGTGCTTGAAACAAATAAGTGCAATTTATAGACTTCCTTTAACACTACCTTTGTGA
- the MPPE1 gene encoding metallophosphoesterase 1, whose product MFRSSSSAVRTLPLKKRICFLIKLMCFVSSVLVFCEFLIYYVVIFQCHWPEVKAGDHVGNKETSPSVLKAIILADTHLLGEIKGHWLDKLRREWQMERSFQTALWLLQPDIVFILGDVFDEGKWSSPQAWADDVRRFRKMFRHPVPTELVVIVGNHDIGFHYEMTTYKVKRFEKVFNFTSGKLITRKGINFVIVNSVAMEGDGCAICRTSEAELVALSHKLNCSQQKLNHSKKRCSNVEKLPASEPILLQHYPLYRKSDAECSGEDAAPPEEKNILFKEKYDVLSQEASQKLIWWFHPRLILSGHTHSACEVLHAGKIPEISVPSFSWRNRNNPNFIMGSITPTDFSLRKCFLPYESRVFTIYCAAGALLVILILAHFQLLTPPFYFAQRLISKHKAV is encoded by the exons ATGTTTCGATCTAGCTCGAGCGCTGTGAGGACTCTTCCTTTGAAGAAGAGGATCTGTTTCCTGATAAAACTTATGTGCTTTGTAAGCTCAGTGTTAGtattttgtgaatttttaatttattacgTGGTAATTTTTCAATGTCACTGGCCAGAAGTGAAAGCTGGAGATCATGTGGGTAACAAAGAGACTTCTCCTTCAGTCCTGAAGGCCATAATTTTAGCTGATACTCACCTGCTTGGTGAAATCAAAGGACATTGGCTGGATAAACTACGAAG GGAATGGCAGATGGAGAGATCTTTCCAAACTGCTTTGTGGTTACTGCAGCCAgatattgtttttattctggGAGATGTCTTTGATGAAGGAAAATGGAGCTCACCTCAG GCATGGGCAGATGATGTCAGGAGATTTCGAAAAATGTTTAGACATCCAGTTCCTACTGAGTTAGTGGTTATCGTTGGAAATCATGACATTGGATTTCATTACGA AATGACCACTTACAAGGTAAAACGATTTGAAAAGGTTTTCAACTTTACTTCAGGAAAACTAATAACTCGAAAAGGAATAAA ctttgtcaTAGTGAACAGCGTAGCCATGGAGGGTGATGGCTGTGCTATTTGCCGTACTTCAGAGGCAGAGCTTGTGGCTCTTTCTCACAAACTAAACTGCTCCCAGCAG AAACTGAATCATTCCAAGAAAAGGTGCAGTAATGTGGAAAAGCTTCCAGCTTCAGAACCTATCCTTTTACAG CATTATCCTCTCTATCGGAAAAGTGATGCTGAATGCAGTGGAGAAGATGCTGCCCctccagaggagaaaaacatcctatttaaagaaaagtatgATGTACTATCTCAAGAGGCATCACAAAAG CTGATATGGTGGTTTCATCCCCGTTTGATTCTCAGTGGACATACACATAGTGCTTGTGAAGTGCTGCATGCAGGGAAAATTCCAGAAATCAGTGTCCCATCATTCAGTTGGAGGAATAGAAACAATCCTAATTTCATCAtg ggTAGCATAACACCAACTGACTTCTCCCTCCGAAAATGCTTCCTTCCGTACGAGAGCAGAGTCTTTACTATATACTGTGCAGCAGGCGCTCTGCTTGTAATCCTGATACTAGCTCATTTTCAGCTTCTCACTCCACCGTTTTATTTTGCTCAGCGTTTAATCAGTAAGCATAAAGCAGTATGA
- the LOC134137306 gene encoding uncharacterized protein LOC134137306 isoform X2: protein MALPPLHRCLQLNDENEQLLKKLKKLRIKNKELEKNLALFQEKLHLQQLMHDCVTSRDVQVQTDSYLWHKGGHNKDLNLESENVRLLQMYNNLQKRYIKEIKTNQEQSETIKNLTEAGNVGCGQETSGIFYNCGTTPRTVSARSRNAGTANECRNDRVSVLI from the exons ATGGCGCTGCCCCCGTTGCACAGGTGCCTCCAA CTTAATGATGAAAATGAACAGTTGCTCAAGAAGTTGAAAAAACTGcgcataaaaaataaagagctaGAAAAGAATTTGGCTCTGTTCCAAGAGAAACTGCATCTGCAGCAGTTAATGCATGACTGTGTCACAAGCAGAGA TGTTCAGGTTCAAACAGACTCCTACTTATGGCATAAGGGTGGACACAACAAGGATCTCAATCTAGAGAGTGAGAATGTCAG aCTACTTCAGATGTATAATAATCTCCAGAAACGTTACATTAAAGAAATCAAGACAAATCAGGAGCAAagtgaaacaattaaaaatctCACT GAAGCTGGAAACGTAGGATGCGGACAGGAGACGTCTGGCATCTTCTACAACTGTGGCACGACTCCCCGAACAGTCTCCGCTAGGAGCAGGAACGCTGGGACAGCGAATGAGTGCAGAAATGACAG GGTTTCTGTGCTGATATGA